Below is a window of Blastocatellia bacterium DNA.
ATTGCCCGGCTGCGACAGATCGTCTGAGGCGCGGGAGATGCAACCGAGTCCAGGCTGGAGGCTCCCCGCGTGGAGGATGTGTTCGGGGAGCGGGGGTGCCGTCCGGAAACAACGAAAGGAGCGCGGACTTTTGAATCTTCAGAACAGCGCAGGTCGAAATGCCTGTGCTCCGCTTTTCGGAGGAGGACATGAAGGCCATCATCTTTCATCAGCATGGAGGTCCTGAAGTTCTCACCTACCAGGATGTCCCGGATCCGTCCATCGGTCCCACCGACGTTCTTGTAGCGGTGAAGGCATGCGCCTTGAATCATCTCGATTTGTGGGTGCGGCGGGGATTGCCGGGGCGCTCCATTCCGCTGCCGCACATTCCCGGCAGTGATATTTCGGGCGTTGTCGCCGCTGTCGGTGCCGCCGTCACGCGGGTGAAACCCGGCGAGCGCGTCATGATTTCTCCCGGCCTGAGCTGCGGACAGTGCCCGGCGTGTTTGAGAGGCGACGATAATCTCTGCCGACAGTATGAGATTATCGGTGGTTATCGCCGCGATGGTGGCTACGCCCAGTACGTCGCCGTGCCGGAAGTCAACGTCATTCCTCTGCCCGATGAGATTTCCTTTGTCGAAGCGGCAGCGTTTCCTCTGGTCTTTCTCACCGCCTGGCACATGCTCGTCACTCGCGCCCGGATCAAACCCGGCGAGGACGTTCTCGTCATGGGAGCCGGCAGTGGCGTGGGAATGGCTGCGATTCAGATCGCCAAGCTCTTCAACGCACGGGTCATCGCCACGGCGGGAACCGATGCGAAACTGGAGAAAGCCCGGCAGCTCGGCGCCGATGACGTCATCAATCACACCACTTCTGACATCCTGGATGAAGTGAAACGCCTGACCGACCGGCGCGGTGTGGACATCGTCATCGAGCATGTGGGATCGGCGGTTTTCGACAAGTGCGTCCTCAGCCTCGCGCCCGGAGGACGCCTGGTGACGTGTGGAGCGACGACCGGATACGAGGCCACGGTGGACATTCGCTATCTCTTCAGCCGACAACTGAGTTTGCTCGGATCGTTCATGGGGAGCAAAGGCGAGCTGATGGAGGCGTTTCGGTTCTTCGTCGCCGGTCGGTTGAAACCGGTCGTGGATCGAACCCTTCCCCTGGTCGAAGCGGCTGTGGCTCATCGGCTCATGGAGGAGCGCCAACACTTCGGGAAAATCGTCCTTGTGATCTAGCTCGGCGTGCGCCGGGAAGACATGACGGGGGTGGAGGGGAGCCGGTCATCCCGATCGTATCCGGCCTCCCTGAGGTCAACGCATCTGCGGTGGAAAGGAGTTCTCAATTTTTCGCGCCCGCCTGAGACGCCGTTCCTGTCGCCTCGGTCGTGGGCTGGCGAGGTGTCTGCTCCGGCATCACCTGGGATTTCGCTTCCGCCCTGCTCCGGGCTAGATTCTGACCGTCTGCTTCACAGGCCGGAGTTCTGAAGGCGGTGTAGGGACTGCTTTGTGTGGACTTCCCTGTCGTTTCATGTCTTACGGTATCCGCCCGTGCGTTAATTTTTGCTTCATCATCCCCTTTACAAACTTTTGTGAAACGTCTCTTTCGAGATGAGCATCTAAGCGGGTGACATGGAGATGAAACACAGTGAGGTCAGATACGGAGGTCATTATGTTCTGGGATCGCCTTGAACGGCTCCTCGTTCATGATGTGGCCATTGATCTGGGAACGATTAACACGCTCATCTTCTTGCGGGGGCGAGGGGTTGTTCTCGCCGAGCCGACGCTCATCGCTACCGACAGGGTGACGGGAGAGGTCGTGGCCGTCGGACGCGACGCCCTGACCCTGTGGGGCCGTGAACCTCACGGAGTGACGGTTCATCGTCCGCTCCATTCGGGCGTCATTGCTGATTATGAGCTGACGGAGAAGATGCTGGCCCTTTTGCTGCAAAAGGCCCTCGGGAGCCGACCCCGTCTGTGGACCTTCCTGAAGGTTCTTGTGGGAACGCCGAGCGCTTCGACCTATGTCGAACGTCGTGCCGTGGAGGATGTTCTGAAGCGCCTGGGCGCCGTGGAGGTGACGCTCGTAGAGGAGGGGGCCGCA
It encodes the following:
- a CDS encoding zinc-binding dehydrogenase, with amino-acid sequence MKAIIFHQHGGPEVLTYQDVPDPSIGPTDVLVAVKACALNHLDLWVRRGLPGRSIPLPHIPGSDISGVVAAVGAAVTRVKPGERVMISPGLSCGQCPACLRGDDNLCRQYEIIGGYRRDGGYAQYVAVPEVNVIPLPDEISFVEAAAFPLVFLTAWHMLVTRARIKPGEDVLVMGAGSGVGMAAIQIAKLFNARVIATAGTDAKLEKARQLGADDVINHTTSDILDEVKRLTDRRGVDIVIEHVGSAVFDKCVLSLAPGGRLVTCGATTGYEATVDIRYLFSRQLSLLGSFMGSKGELMEAFRFFVAGRLKPVVDRTLPLVEAAVAHRLMEERQHFGKIVLVI